In Zingiber officinale cultivar Zhangliang chromosome 11B, Zo_v1.1, whole genome shotgun sequence, a single window of DNA contains:
- the LOC122034790 gene encoding probable 6-phosphogluconolactonase 4, chloroplastic: protein MAAAEATSEIRKQALRVFDSEEEVSVSLAKYTAELSEKFVREKRAFTTVLSGGTLIETLRKLTEPPYLESVDWAKWHVFWVDERVVPKDHKDSNYKLAFDGFLSKVAIPSNQVYAINDTLSAEGAAKDYETVLKHLVNVGLLPLSSVTGYPVFDLMLLGMGPDGHIASLFPGHPLLNEREKWVTFIKDSPKPPPERITFTMPVIKSSAYVAMVVTGAGEVHAVSKALGSEKRSSDLLPVEMASLEDGEFTWFTDKAAVSMLKDKASM, encoded by the exons ATGGCTGCTGCCGAGGCGACCTCCGAGATCCGGAAGCAGGCTTTGCGGGTGTTCGATAGCGAGGAGGAAGTCTCCGTCTCCCTGGCCAAGTACACGGCGGAGTTGTCGGAGAAGTTCGTACGCGAGAAAAGGGCCTTCACTactgttctctccggtggaaccCTCATTGAAACCCTAAG gAAATTGACGGAACCGCCGTATTTGGAGTCTGTGGATTGGGCTAAATGGCACGTCTTCTGGGTGGATGAGCGAGTGGTGCCTAAGGATCACAAGGACAGTAACTACAAGTTGGCATTTGATGGATTTCTGTCCAAG GTTGCTATTCCCTCAAATCAAGTTTATGCAATCAATGACACGTTATCAGCGGAGGGTGCTGCCAAAGACTATGAGACTGTGTTGAAGCATTTGGTGAATGTAGGGTTGCTGCCATTATCATCTGTGACAGGATACCCTGTGTTTGATCTCATGTTGTTGGGAATGGGACCAGATGGCCACattgcttctctttttcctggccACCCTCTCCTCAATGAACGAGAGAAGTGGGTGACCTTCATAAAGGATTCTCCAAAGCCACCACCAGAAAGAATTACATTCACGATGCCTGTGATTAAATCATCTGCATATGTTGCAATGGTGGTCACTGGAGCTGGGGAAGTTCATGCTGTTTCGAAAGCTCTAGGGAGTGAGAAAAGGTCATCTGATTTGCTTCCTGTGGAGATGGCTTCCCTTGAAGATGGTGAATTCACTTGGTTTACTGATAAAGCAGCAGTCTCCATGCTTAAAGATAAGGCAAGCATGTAG